In Paramormyrops kingsleyae isolate MSU_618 chromosome 11, PKINGS_0.4, whole genome shotgun sequence, the genomic window GATATAGAAGACGCGACGCAGCATCTTCGGGATATTTTGAAGTTGGACCGACCCGAGAATAACGCCGGTGAGAACCGGGAAATGAAGTCGCAGTTAGCCAGTTAGCCTGCTAGCCTCGTTAACCGGAGTCCTTTTAGGCCGCGGCGTAAGGAAACTGATGTTCCCAGGAGTGAACACCTTAATACTTTCAGTTTATGTAACTAGAAAGAGAAAAATGCTAATTTATTAGTCTCTGTGTTTACGAAGTGAGTAATGACCCATTTTCAGCATGTTCAGTGTGTAGTTGGTTAAAGCGGCATAGTTTTAACGAAATGGCAGCACCGGTGGACCCCGCCGACTCACTAACGGACGACACAAAGATGCTAAGCTAGCCGGCTATGGAGCGGGACCCCCCTGGGTTATGAAGCACTGAGATACACGGGGCTTCGTGCTAATGACCGCTCTGCTCTGTGCGAGCGGGCAATTTGACAAACATCGTAAAGCAAAACGAAATCATGGATTTTAAGTCCTGGGACGGAGGTGGCTGCCGCTCCAGTCTAACTCCGCTGGGAGACCTACGAAGGCGTGTCACGCTATGCAGTCACTCCGGCAAACTTTTATTAAtgacaaaataaatgttatgcGCTTTGAAATCAGAGGCTTAAGGCTTTCTATGttgagatttttttgttttaaatcacCAGGAATAATGGTGACTTTATTGTCTATATTGTACGCTAATTCGGAGAATATTAACTAACCTTACCAAAGTGGTAGGTTAAAGTCGCTTCTGTATGAGGTTAGTTACAGGCAAACGTTTGTTTATCGTAATAAcctatgtatatattatattttaatgtcTGAATTTGCTGTTCGAGTTCAGTTCGACCGTTTTTTTCATCCCCAGAACCGTCTTCCACCGAGAATCAAACTAAGACCGCTTTCAACGGGGAGCTCAATGGCTTGTTCGGGTCGGGCCTCATAGGCGTTGCGGACCGGGAACCGGCGGCCGAAGCCGGCGCCGGGAAAGCGGAGAACATGAGCTGTCAGGACCCGCAGATCATGTGAGGACTATGAAACTATGTGCCTAAAGAAGGAGGGCAGGTCATTTATGTGGAATTTAATGGCACTTCTGTTGTACTCGCTACAGTAGTCTCATCCTTTGATAAGCTGCATCGATTGGAATATTTTCAGTGGCACAAGAACGTGATATTCTGAAGTCCTGACATTATTATCCAGTTACGTTATAATTTTCGTGTAGCTTAGGAAATGCTGTATGTGTTGGTAGAAAGTTCTGTTTTCATAACGTGATATTCACACACATGGTAATAATTACAATTGATTCAGTTATGATCCTGTGTAATAGAGTATTGAAAAGACTTGGAAATAAATGCTTATCCTCAGCTAGAATTAGCATCGACAATCAGAGAGCACTGGCTTCAGGCTCCCCTTATTAGCACTTGCTGGACTGCATGATGTGGGGTTTAATGCTTACAATGGCTATTCCTTCTTATATCCACGAGTGTCTAATCTGGGTTCCTGTGTCCTCCTAGCTGCCTCTCTGGGGATGACAGCTCCACTCGTGTCACCATCTCCTCCAGCGTTGTGGAGATCGTGGCCAGTCACAACTCCAGCATCAACAGCAAAGCTTGCGGCAGTAACAAGGTAGGCAGGAGAGTGCTGTTTTTGGGTGGTGCAACCGAAAACTCAAGATGTAAGTAAATCGGTAAAAATAGAACAACTAAATTAAATTCTGTTATGAGGTTCTGGCCTTCCTGATGTGCTAACCATCTGCAGGAGTTACTAACAACACTAAGTTTCCATCTACCTCTAATGCCTTGTGCAGCTATGGACCAGTTTAGGTCCCCACATTAGCTAGTTTGAAACCTGGAAAGCCAGACTCAGATCAGGTGGCTTTGCTACATAGCACCATGGTCTgacagtctgtgtgttttttacTGATCTTTGTTGCTCAGACACGGTGCACAGCCTGTCAGCCCAGCCCACCTGGCCTGTCATTCTCTCACAGGTGAAAATCAAGCCAGTGGCAAAGTATGACTGGGAACACAAGTACTACTACGGCAGCCTGATAGCGGTGTCCAACTCCTACCTGGCCTATGCAATCAGAGGTGAGATACCAAACATACTCTTAGCTGTACTGCTTAAAGGGAACCAATCAGTGTTTTGCTGAGCTGAGTTTCATTCAGGGAGAGATGAATGGATGTCAGACTAAGAATGGAGATTTTTGGGTTCTTTTCTATAGGATATAAGACCACACAATTTAGTGTGTCCACATCCAGAGAGTTCAGCCATAAAGAGATTCAGGACAGCTTTAGGAAAGTGCTTGACTTAGTTGCTCTGAGTTACAGGGCACTTTGTTTGATAAACAGCAAGTATATATAAACAGAGTCATTACCTTTGAGGCCCGACAGCTGCTGCCCGACTGTTCGGACATACTGATGCTCCCTGTAATCTTACAACTGCTCTGTCAAGCCTGGGGAAAATTTGTTACCCTGGGTTGTCACTCTCCCATGTGTCCAGAGGAATAGCTGTCGAGGGCGGCTGAGACCCTCTGGTCTAGCTATAGAATGGCTGCAGTCCCAATGGACAGCACTGCAACCTTAACTGGAAATgattaatttcttaattttttttaggtACCTGCCTGTGTGGTTTTGGAAATAGTGTAAGATGGCAAGAGTTCATGTATATGTGGCACAGGCTTTTTTCCTGGATGTGCTAAAAGGTGTTAagaaactgtgtgtgtgtgtgtgtgtgtgtgtgagatgcaTGTATTTTTCTGACCAGACCTCTGTACCACCATGCTGTTTGTATAGATTGTACAACATGATGCATGAATGTGTAGCAATCACATTGTATGATCCCTTTCGCTCCACTGCGGAGAATGGCTGATTGCGCaatgcaatcatctccattattttagtagaTATGtttttagctctggtgctgctgctgctaactttgaatattgactAAAGTCTGGTTATTGGTTGACAGTATCAGCCATGTTTGACACATCAGACCGATACCGATATGTTAACTCGCGTATCATGTGTCTCTGCTTTTTCGCAAGTAATAATGTCTCTTCACTCTGACACCTCTGTTTAATGGCAGAGCCGCGTTTGCAGTCGTATGCCTGTGATATCAGTAAATGGCAGTCTGCGTTGTTCTCTTCACATGGGATCAGGTGCCAACAACTGCGCGATGATCCGCGTGCTGTCCCAGTGCACGGCGGAGCGCACGCTGCTCAAGGGCTTCACCGGCGCCGTCGCCGACCTGGCCTTCGCTCACCTGGACTCCTCCCAGCTGGCCTGTCTGGACGAGGCAGGAAACATGTTCATCTGGCAGTTGTCCTGCAGTGCCGGCAAGATCCAGTATCCTCACTTCGGCATTTGGGGTCCCCCCTTGGGGTGTTTTTGTGGGATTCTGTTTATCGGCAGTGGGGCAGCGTAACATGAATAATTTCATGTGGGCTTATCGTGTCTGTGATGGGTTGacgctccatcctgggttgttccttgccttgcacCTGGacctcctgtgaccctgaataggatacgCAGTGTCATGGgtggatgtgtggatggatggacttatCGTGTTTTATCCAAAGCACATTGGGGCTCAGAGCTCTTCAGCTGGCTGTCAGTGAGGACTCTGGGCGTCAGCTTTCAGTCTCTCTTTGTTTCTGCCAGTGCAGTAGTTCAGTTTCGTCTCCTCATGCGCATACGTTTGCCCCTGTGAGTTTCCTGAACTTGACCTCAGAGATGAAATTTTGGTGCACATCAGGCGACCCGCAGACACGCCACTCAGCTCGAACCGGAGGCTGATCTGGTGCCCCTTCATCCCTGAGGAGAACGAGGAAGGCCCTGAAGAGTCCTGCCAAACGCTGGCCCTGCTCCATGAGGACAGGGTAGGACTGTAGTTCCATCTGCACTGCACTAGAGGGTGTAATTTAGCTACACTAATACACAATGCAAGTAATTTTTTACAGCATCAGTAACAGCagctttttgtgttttgttcttGCTCTCTCTCAGGCAGAGGTCTGGGATCTGGATATCCTCAGGTCCACACAGCACTCCTGGCCAGTGGATGCCAGTGACCTGAAGGAGGGCTTCATCGTTGTCAGGGGCCACAGCGGGGTGTGTTGCGCTGCCCTGGTTGGAGGGATTTTGTTGCTGTGCCTGTTTTTCCTAAAGCTTTATATATGTGTTTCTTTCACTAGCGCATCAGTGAAGGGGTCCTTTCTCCTGACGGCACCGTCCTGGCCACTGCCAGTCACGATGGCTTCCTGAAATTCTGGCAGATCTACATAGAAGGCCAAGACCAGCCCAGGTACCGACCTCAGTAATGCTTTAGGTTACATGCTTTCATCCTACCGACTTACCGACTGACTATTAGTGGCTGCTAATAAATCCCTGCATTCCCCCATGCTGCCACCAGGTGTCTCCACGAGTGGAAACCCCACGACGGCCGAcctctgtcctgcctgctgtttTGCGATAACCACAAGAAGCAGGATCCGGAGTGAGTGTCACATGGGCGCCTCTGATGACCCATAATTCCTTGCGTCTTTTCGACCGGAGGGTTCCCATTGGTGAAACCGCTTTCTCCTTTTCATAGAGTTCCCTTCTGGCGTTTCCTGATTACCGGTGCGGATCAGAACCGGGAGCTGAAGATGTGGTGCACGGTTTCATGGACCTGTCTACAGACGATCAGGTGGGCTCCGTGAGCACTGGGGGGGTTGTTCTGTCTCTGCTCGCTGCTTGTTTTAGCTTCTCCCACCATCCTGCCATCTTAATGCTCCTGCCTCCCACATCCAGGTTTTCTCCGGACCCCTTTAACGCCATCGTCCTGCCCAGCCTGAAGGTGGCGCTGGACCTGTCTGCTGGGTACCTGGTCCTCAGCGACGTGCAGCGGAAGGTGGGTGGAGGGCGCCGCAGGGCTGGGACTCCTTCGCGGCCGCTCGCGTCTCACCTGCGCCctccctgccccgcccccaggTGTTGTATGTGATGGAGGTGCAGCAGAACCAGGAGAAAGGCCGCGCCCGCTTCACGGCTGTCTCTGAGTTCCTGCTCACCCACCCCGTGCTCAGCTTCGGTCTGCAGGACGTCAGCTGCTGCCGGCTGCAGCCCAGCGAGGTGCTGCCCCCCGACGAGGACAGTGAGAGCATGACCACTGGTGGGTCCCGGTCCCCAACCCGAACCCGGGTTCCCCCCAGGCCCCTGCACGTTTTCTCTGTAATAACGGCCCCTTTCTCCCTCAGAAGGAAGCCAGGGTGGTCTGGCTGAGTCTAAAACAGGCGTGCAGATTCATCTCTACTGCATCCATACCAAGTGAGAATCTCTCTGCTGTGGGGGCGGGGCAATGGTATCATAGCCATCTGACTGACCTGCATCTCCACCTTCCCTCAGGTGCCTCCAGGACGTGCAGATCTGGTTCCAGCCCCATGTCACCCCGAGCACCTCCCTGCTCCTGCCTCCTTCCGACTCCCAGGAGGATTTCGGTTAGCATAGCATAGCGCTGTATCCGCTTTGTGTCTCACATAGCGCCCCCGTGTGGCCCCCTGGGTTAACTGCGGCATGTGGGTGTCTCTGCAGGCTGCTGTGAGCTCCTGGCAGATACCAACACGGAGGGCCCGGCGTCGGATAAGGAGTCGGGGCGCCCCTCGCAGGGCGACCTGCGGCGGGTCCCCTCCTTACCCATCCCGGCTGACTTCCTGCCGCCTTCCGAGGGCACCAAGCCCACGCTGATGACGCCGGACGCTTTCATGACCCCCACTGCTTCGGTACGCCCCACTCCGCCCTCCCTCCCACCCGCTCTCTATTTGCCTGCTGCGATTGCGCTGAAGCTGCATttttgtctctctctgctgaGCGCTTTAACAGCAGGCTTTAACGCATTCGTACGGCTGTGAGTCTCAGTCACGCTGTTTTTAGCAGGGCCCCCTTGTCGAGGCCCCGTATTCGGTGTCCCTGGTGCTGATGTCTCTCCCGCTGCCCTTTCCctctgcttccccccccccccaagatccCAGCTTCTCCCGGgagcagcgtcagcagcctgaCGGTGGTAACGGCCATGAGCAGCTCCAGCACCAGCGGCAGGTACGTCCCATGTGGGTGGGTAGGGCGGTGGGGGGCGTTAGGCTTAGCATCGGGTTTAACAGAGTCGGGTTTAACTTTTGGGGCTCCTATGTGGTAGGCCTTCCAGCctgggtccccccccccgacctggCCCTGTGTCCGCATGCatacccccaccaccccaccagGGCTGATCCAAGCCCGACTGCTGCTGGAAGCTTGTTATGTGCTGCTATGTGGCTGCAGGTCCGACAGCCTATTTTTGGTGCCCACAGAACGGGCGAGGAGCTTACCCAGAGCTCAAAGGTTTCCTTGGAAAGCAGTGCATTGGCCCTGGGTTCTGCCTCCGGGTCTGGCTCCAGTTCTGCGTCCGGCTCGGCCCACAGCAGCCCCCGCTCCAGCAGCATTCTCATTCCTGGTCTGGGGGACCAGATGAACAGCAGTAACATCCAGGTAACAGACCACACGTGAAGTGACGAGGATGGTGTGGAAACAGAGGTTCACCTTAGATGCCCAAAACGGGGCTGTtacccttttctgtgcagcATGCAGTACCATTTCTGTCCCACAGGTGGCGGCACCACTTAACCCACCCCTGTCCCTGGACCTGCAAGCCATCGAGCCACTCCTCGTACCCCAGGCATCCCCCACGCGGGAGCGCTCACCGGACGTCATCTCGTCTGCGTCCACGGCCATGTCCCTGGACATCCCCGAGATCGCCTCAGAGACCCTGCCTCGAGTTGGCGTGCCGCCTCTGGCACCGGAGGTGCGCAGCCCTGCCCTCCACTCTGACAGCATGGCGTCGGCCGCCTCAGCATTGCACCTGCTCTCCCCACGCAACCGCAGCGGCTCGGAGCACGGCCGGCCCTCCCTGGACCTGGGAGGCGGCGGCGGTGCgggcgggggcggggccacggCCGATGGGGAGAGGCTCAGCGCCACCCCCTCGCTGCTAGAGGCCGCCCTGTCCCAGGAGGGTGCTGCCGCATGCCCATTGGAGCCCAGCGTGAGCTGGCCCGCTGCCCCTGACATCACCCGTGAGACACGAGACAGCCTGGCAGACTGGTGAGAGAGACACACGTGTGCTGAACATTCCTGTCGTATGTGAACCAATGGCACCTGCTTCCTAGTGTTAACTTGTTGTTACTTGTTtgatttgttgttgtttttttgtccaGCTCCCGAGATGAGATGAAAGACAAGCACAAGACGTCACCCTTCCACAGACACTCCTACGGCCTGCCCCTGAACGACAGCCAGGATGCCAGCGCCGAACAGAGGTGGCTGTTTGCCGTCACACAAAACAGGCGTCGGCTCCGAACGGTCACTACACAAAATGGACGCATTttttatttaggagatgctgaagcagcatgttctgccaGCCAGCCAGCTAGCTTTGATCTTCAGATTAGCTGTTTGCTTCGCTTTTGATacgtttggtggggggggggggttccggTGGGCCCCCAGAAAGAAGAAACCCATCCTTGGTGGCTCGTCACTGACACCTGTCAGCACGCACATCTTAATGCTCTGCGGTCTGTTCATATGGACACCTCCACTTATTGGCAtgtgccctgccccccccccccccacctctgggTGTGCAGTGACCATGACGACGAGGTGGCGAGCCTGGCATCGTCGTCTGGGAACTGCGCCTCCAGGACATCTCACAGGCTTCCCGTGAAGGACTGGAAAGTCTCCCCCCGGTCATCCCCCAAACTGAAGAAGAAGTGCAGGAAAGATGATGGGTGGGTAATACCAACTGTTCTTTATGAGGGGGGGTCTAGGGGGGTTCTAATCAAGATCATATTGGCTTTCTTTCTTCCTGAAGTACCTTCACTGCAATACTCTAACTGGGTTGTCAAGTGATTGCAGCTGTTTTGTTCTTTCTTCTTCCTGTAGAGAATCTCTGCAGTCGCGGCAGCCTGATCAGCTGGTAAGTTCCTCATTGTTGGCAGGGCAGTAGTACTCAAGACTGAACAGTAAAAACAGGTCCTTGGGTCTTACACCTGTAAACTTGCGGGTCTCGCATGCGTTCATCTGCGTGGCTGCCCATGAGATGACCCTCGTTGTGTAATCCACGCAGATGGGCCTGGACACACAGGAGGAGGTGCTGCAGATGCTTCGCAGCCAGCAGAGGGAGCTCTCTGAGCTACGGCAGAGCCAGCTGGAGCTCATGCAGCGTCTGACGGCCAGCATGGACGCAATACAGAGCTCCGTCTTGGCGATTGTGGAGCAGGCCATGATCAACCAGCAGGAGCAGAGCCGTATCCTTCCACAGAGAGGCAGTCTCCTCATCTGCTCTCGCGTGTCGTCTCGACTATAATCCGGATTTGATGTGGACGTTTTGTAACTTCATAAACCGGCTACTCTGTCCCATCTATGGCGAGGGCTGACGTCCTTTTCTCTGTGACATGAATGTTCTATGCAGCTGCTGCTACTAACCTAAAACGGCCCGAAGAGCAGAATCTGTCATCTTGTGTAAAAGTATTAATCTTTAGGGTTAGCGCTGCCCTCAGGTGTGGCTGTTGTAGCCAGAGGGCAGAGGGGGGGATTAGGTTAGCTGCCTGTGAAATCTTTCTCTTATTAGCTGACGTAAAAGAATCCTATAGATTATTAGATTGGGTGGGTCCCTAGGCTTGTAAATCCATACATAGTGATGATTATAGATGCAGGTGATGTTCTGTGCTGATGTTTGATATTTTGATTATGTGGGTGCGCAGCCTTGCCATCTCTCCCGATAAGGATGTGCGCTTCGTGAGTCTCTCCCTCAGAAGGAAGCCAGGGTGGTCTGGCTGAGTCTAAAACAAGAGCTACACGTGGTCAGATCgatatttatttgtatgtaaTGATTCTCTCTGGCATGCCGATCAGCCGCTAGTTGCTCTGGCTTGTGGGAGGCACGGTGCCGGCGAGGTCCACTTTACGGTACCTCTGGGTTTGACCCTTGACCCCCCCACGACC contains:
- the LOC111847140 gene encoding enhancer of mRNA-decapping protein 4 isoform X1; this translates as MASNSNIDIEDATQHLRDILKLDRPENNAEPSSTENQTKTAFNGELNGLFGSGLIGVADREPAAEAGAGKAENMSCQDPQIICLSGDDSSTRVTISSSVVEIVASHNSSINSKACGSNKVKIKPVAKYDWEHKYYYGSLIAVSNSYLAYAIRGANNCAMIRVLSQCTAERTLLKGFTGAVADLAFAHLDSSQLACLDEAGNMFIWQLSCSAGKIQDEILVHIRRPADTPLSSNRRLIWCPFIPEENEEGPEESCQTLALLHEDRAEVWDLDILRSTQHSWPVDASDLKEGFIVVRGHSGRISEGVLSPDGTVLATASHDGFLKFWQIYIEGQDQPRCLHEWKPHDGRPLSCLLFCDNHKKQDPEVPFWRFLITGADQNRELKMWCTVSWTCLQTIRFSPDPFNAIVLPSLKVALDLSAGYLVLSDVQRKVLYVMEVQQNQEKGRARFTAVSEFLLTHPVLSFGLQDVSCCRLQPSEVLPPDEDSESMTTEGSQGGLAESKTGVQIHLYCIHTKCLQDVQIWFQPHVTPSTSLLLPPSDSQEDFGCCELLADTNTEGPASDKESGRPSQGDLRRVPSLPIPADFLPPSEGTKPTLMTPDAFMTPTASIPASPGSSVSSLTVVTAMSSSSTSGRTGEELTQSSKVSLESSALALGSASGSGSSSASGSAHSSPRSSSILIPGLGDQMNSSNIQVAAPLNPPLSLDLQAIEPLLVPQASPTRERSPDVISSASTAMSLDIPEIASETLPRVGVPPLAPEVRSPALHSDSMASAASALHLLSPRNRSGSEHGRPSLDLGGGGGAGGGGATADGERLSATPSLLEAALSQEGAAACPLEPSVSWPAAPDITRETRDSLADCSRDEMKDKHKTSPFHRHSYGLPLNDSQDASAEQSDHDDEVASLASSSGNCASRTSHRLPVKDWKVSPRSSPKLKKKCRKDDGESLQSRQPDQLMGLDTQEEVLQMLRSQQRELSELRQSQLELMQRLTASMDAIQSSVLAIVEQAMINQQEQSQRRMERMMAEGREQNRQLQEHLSQQVTQNLSTALCGRMDKLLREEMKKSIPQAISKSLDPVTGQMNSTIAAKLTAVEGALKENVTKVVKSKNTTDAIGKAAAEAMQGPIQAAYKEAFQGIVLPVFEKGCQSMFQQINDSFKQGTHEYIQQLESHLKNKKQRELEARDPLIGQLQQMVDTLQSSTDQLAATVTASVRSEVQHQLHIMVGNLQDSILTQVQRIVKGEVSLAMKEQQAAVTSSIMQAMRSAAGTPVPPALLDYQAQQQNVLQLLQQGQFNQAFQQALSAADLNLVLYVCETIDSQQVFSQHPCPLIQPVLLSLIQQLSTNLTTRSELKISYLEDAVMNLDHSDPVTRDHMSSVLTQVRQKLFQFLQLDPHSPLSKRARRLMMMLQGLVTQ
- the LOC111847140 gene encoding enhancer of mRNA-decapping protein 4 isoform X2 — its product is MASNSNIDIEDATQHLRDILKLDRPENNAEPSSTENQTKTAFNGELNGLFGSGLIGVADREPAAEAGAGKAENMSCQDPQIICLSGDDSSTRVTISSSVVEIVASHNSSINSKACGSNKVKIKPVAKYDWEHKYYYGSLIAVSNSYLAYAIRGANNCAMIRVLSQCTAERTLLKGFTGAVADLAFAHLDSSQLACLDEAGNMFIWQLSCSAGKIQDEILVHIRRPADTPLSSNRRLIWCPFIPEENEEGPEESCQTLALLHEDRAEVWDLDILRSTQHSWPVDASDLKEGFIVVRGHSGRISEGVLSPDGTVLATASHDGFLKFWQIYIEGQDQPRCLHEWKPHDGRPLSCLLFCDNHKKQDPEVPFWRFLITGADQNRELKMWCTVSWTCLQTIRFSPDPFNAIVLPSLKVALDLSAGYLVLSDVQRKVLYVMEVQQNQEKGRARFTAVSEFLLTHPVLSFGLQDVSCCRLQPSEVLPPDEDSESMTTGSQGGLAESKTGVQIHLYCIHTKCLQDVQIWFQPHVTPSTSLLLPPSDSQEDFGCCELLADTNTEGPASDKESGRPSQGDLRRVPSLPIPADFLPPSEGTKPTLMTPDAFMTPTASIPASPGSSVSSLTVVTAMSSSSTSGRTGEELTQSSKVSLESSALALGSASGSGSSSASGSAHSSPRSSSILIPGLGDQMNSSNIQVAAPLNPPLSLDLQAIEPLLVPQASPTRERSPDVISSASTAMSLDIPEIASETLPRVGVPPLAPEVRSPALHSDSMASAASALHLLSPRNRSGSEHGRPSLDLGGGGGAGGGGATADGERLSATPSLLEAALSQEGAAACPLEPSVSWPAAPDITRETRDSLADCSRDEMKDKHKTSPFHRHSYGLPLNDSQDASAEQSDHDDEVASLASSSGNCASRTSHRLPVKDWKVSPRSSPKLKKKCRKDDGESLQSRQPDQLMGLDTQEEVLQMLRSQQRELSELRQSQLELMQRLTASMDAIQSSVLAIVEQAMINQQEQSQRRMERMMAEGREQNRQLQEHLSQQVTQNLSTALCGRMDKLLREEMKKSIPQAISKSLDPVTGQMNSTIAAKLTAVEGALKENVTKVVKSKNTTDAIGKAAAEAMQGPIQAAYKEAFQGIVLPVFEKGCQSMFQQINDSFKQGTHEYIQQLESHLKNKKQRELEARDPLIGQLQQMVDTLQSSTDQLAATVTASVRSEVQHQLHIMVGNLQDSILTQVQRIVKGEVSLAMKEQQAAVTSSIMQAMRSAAGTPVPPALLDYQAQQQNVLQLLQQGQFNQAFQQALSAADLNLVLYVCETIDSQQVFSQHPCPLIQPVLLSLIQQLSTNLTTRSELKISYLEDAVMNLDHSDPVTRDHMSSVLTQVRQKLFQFLQLDPHSPLSKRARRLMMMLQGLVTQ
- the LOC111847140 gene encoding enhancer of mRNA-decapping protein 4 isoform X3, encoding MSCQDPQIICLSGDDSSTRVTISSSVVEIVASHNSSINSKACGSNKVKIKPVAKYDWEHKYYYGSLIAVSNSYLAYAIRGANNCAMIRVLSQCTAERTLLKGFTGAVADLAFAHLDSSQLACLDEAGNMFIWQLSCSAGKIQDEILVHIRRPADTPLSSNRRLIWCPFIPEENEEGPEESCQTLALLHEDRAEVWDLDILRSTQHSWPVDASDLKEGFIVVRGHSGRISEGVLSPDGTVLATASHDGFLKFWQIYIEGQDQPRCLHEWKPHDGRPLSCLLFCDNHKKQDPEVPFWRFLITGADQNRELKMWCTVSWTCLQTIRFSPDPFNAIVLPSLKVALDLSAGYLVLSDVQRKVLYVMEVQQNQEKGRARFTAVSEFLLTHPVLSFGLQDVSCCRLQPSEVLPPDEDSESMTTEGSQGGLAESKTGVQIHLYCIHTKCLQDVQIWFQPHVTPSTSLLLPPSDSQEDFGCCELLADTNTEGPASDKESGRPSQGDLRRVPSLPIPADFLPPSEGTKPTLMTPDAFMTPTASIPASPGSSVSSLTVVTAMSSSSTSGRTGEELTQSSKVSLESSALALGSASGSGSSSASGSAHSSPRSSSILIPGLGDQMNSSNIQVAAPLNPPLSLDLQAIEPLLVPQASPTRERSPDVISSASTAMSLDIPEIASETLPRVGVPPLAPEVRSPALHSDSMASAASALHLLSPRNRSGSEHGRPSLDLGGGGGAGGGGATADGERLSATPSLLEAALSQEGAAACPLEPSVSWPAAPDITRETRDSLADCSRDEMKDKHKTSPFHRHSYGLPLNDSQDASAEQSDHDDEVASLASSSGNCASRTSHRLPVKDWKVSPRSSPKLKKKCRKDDGESLQSRQPDQLMGLDTQEEVLQMLRSQQRELSELRQSQLELMQRLTASMDAIQSSVLAIVEQAMINQQEQSQRRMERMMAEGREQNRQLQEHLSQQVTQNLSTALCGRMDKLLREEMKKSIPQAISKSLDPVTGQMNSTIAAKLTAVEGALKENVTKVVKSKNTTDAIGKAAAEAMQGPIQAAYKEAFQGIVLPVFEKGCQSMFQQINDSFKQGTHEYIQQLESHLKNKKQRELEARDPLIGQLQQMVDTLQSSTDQLAATVTASVRSEVQHQLHIMVGNLQDSILTQVQRIVKGEVSLAMKEQQAAVTSSIMQAMRSAAGTPVPPALLDYQAQQQNVLQLLQQGQFNQAFQQALSAADLNLVLYVCETIDSQQVFSQHPCPLIQPVLLSLIQQLSTNLTTRSELKISYLEDAVMNLDHSDPVTRDHMSSVLTQVRQKLFQFLQLDPHSPLSKRARRLMMMLQGLVTQ